In Sceloporus undulatus isolate JIND9_A2432 ecotype Alabama chromosome 7, SceUnd_v1.1, whole genome shotgun sequence, one DNA window encodes the following:
- the RALGDS gene encoding ral guanine nucleotide dissociation stimulator isoform X5 — protein MRMKMMVRMMLESQSSTQEIGEEVEEGIVYSISLRKVQLHHTANKGQRWLGFENESALNLYETCKVRTIKAGTLEKLVEYLVSAFKGNDSTYVTIFLCTYRAFASTKQVLDLLLNRYGKLHSQAHGEHARRAVDERLELKNTISSILGAWLDQYSEDFRKPPDYTCLKQLIIYVRLNIPGSDLERRARILFTQFQQQEHAEVEAEVVDRPRCPLHLEEEDCPGEGKVDFLSFSPEMAAEQFTLMDAELFKKVVPYHCLGCIWSQRDKKGKEHLAPSIRATVSQFNSVTNCVIATCLGNRTLKPLQRARVVERWIDVARECRILKNFSSLRAILSALQCNAIHRLKKTWDEVSRESFRTFHELSEIFSDDNNHSLSRELLIKEGTSKFATLEINPKRAQKRQQQQREMGVMQGTIPYLGTFLTDLVMLDTAMKDYLEGGLINFEKRRKEFEVIAQIKLLQSACNNYNFIREGRFVTWFHSMEKLSEAESYSLSCEIEPLSESASNTLKAKKNTGIIKRWSDRQAPTTEPCTSGSCHSKSFDQLKCGPYLCSGDSTADSVSVTSAGSSSSDVEEVNAGFIPDSPEGQEKKVPGGSGSSDGGGSLGPAHALVGRQQFWESTSLSSLDTSGIGSSSSSASSSSVSSTPVVASRTHKRSVSGLSSYSSLSLPLYNQQIDDCCIIRVSLAVENGNMYKSILVTSQDKTPVVIRKAMAKHNLDADRPEDYELIQIISEERELKIPDNANVFYAMNSAANYDFVLKKRGFSRAVKIKHGSSSTLPRMKQKGLKIAKGIF, from the exons AGCTCCACGCAGGAGATCGGAGAAGAGGTGGAAGAAGGCATCGTCTATAGCATTTCCCTCCGGAAAGTCCAGCTCCATCACACAGCCAACAAGGGCCAGCGATGGCTGGGG TTTGAGAATGAATCAGCTTTAAACCTCTATGAGACATGCAAAGTGCGGACTATCAAGGCTGGGACCCTGGAGAAACTGGTGGAGTACCTTGTCTCAGCCTTCAAGGGCAACGATTCCACCTATGTCACCATCTTCCTCTGTACCTACCGCGCCTTTGCCAGCACCAAGCAGGTGCTGGACCTCCTCCTCAACAG gTATGGGAAGCTTCACTCCCAGGCTCATGGAGAGCATGCCCGGCGTGCAGTGGACGAGAGGCTGGAGCTGAAAAA CACCATCTCATCCATCCTGGGGGCCTGGCTGGATCAGTACTCCGAGGACTTCCGGAAGCCGCCAGATTATACCTGCCTTAAGCAGCTCATCATTTATGTGCGCCTCAACATCCCTGGCTCCGACCTGGAACGCCGAGCACGTATACTCTTCACCCAGTTCCAGCAACAGGAACATGCTGAGGTAGAGGCAGAAG TGGTGGACCGGCCCCGCTGCCCACTGCacttggaggaggaggattgcccggGGGAGGGCAAGGTGGACTTCCTCAGCTTCTCCCCAGAGATGGCGGCAGAGCAGTTCACGCTGATGGATGCA GAACTCTTCAAGAAAGTGGTGCCTTACCATTGCCTGGGCTGCATCTGGTCACAACGCGACAAGAAGGGCAAGGAACACCTGGCACCCTCCATCAGGGCCACTGTCTCCCAGTTCAATAGTGTCACCAACTGTGTCATCGCAACCTGCCTTGGCAACCGGACACTGAAACCTCTGCAAAGGGCCAGGGTGGTGGAGCGCTGGATTGACGTTGCCCGG GAGTGCCGGATTTTAAAGAATTTCTCTTCTCTCCGAGCCATTCTGTCTGCCCTGCAATGCAACGCCATTCATAGGCTGAAGAAGACGTGGGATGAAGTTTCACG TGAGAGCTTCCGCACTTTCCATGAGCTATCAGAAATCTTTTCAGATGACAATAACCACTCTTTGAGCCGTGAGCTCCTTATTAAG GAGGGAACCTCCAAATTTGCCACGCTAGAGATCAACCCAAAGAGAGCTCAgaagcggcagcagcagcaacgtGAAATG gGAGTAATGCAAGGCACCATCCCTTATCTGGGCACCTTCCTCACAGACCTGGTGATGTTGGACACAGCCATGAAGGACTATTTGGAG GGTGGCCTGATCAACtttgagaaaaggaggaag GAGTTTGAGGTCATTGCCCAGATCAAGCTGCTCCAGTCGGCCTGCAACAACTACAACTTCATCCGGGAGGGCCGCTTTGTCACCTGGTTCCACAGCATGGAGAAGTTGAGTGAAGCAGAGAG TTACAGCCTGTCGTGTGAGATCGAGCCCCTCTCAGAATCTGCCAGCAATACCCTGAAGGCCAAGAAGAACACCGGCATCATCAAGCGCTGGAGCGA CCGGCAGGCACCCACCACTGAGCCCTGTACTAGTGGCAGTTGTCACTCCAAGTCCTTTGACCAGCTGAAGTGTGGGCCCTACCTGTGCAGTGGGGACAGCACAGCCGACTCCGTCAGTGTCACTTCAGCCGGTTCCAGCAGTTCCGACGTAGAGGAAGTCAACGCTGGCTTCATCCCTGACTCCCCCGAGGGCCAAGAGAAGAAGGTACcaggcggcagcggcagcagtgaCGGTGGCGGCTCCCTGGGCCCTGCTCACGCCCTGGTGGGCAGGCAGCAG TTCTGGGAGTCCACTTCACTCTCCTCCTTGGACACGTCTGGCATCGGCTCGAGTTCCAGCAGTGCCTCCTCATCCTCGGTCTCCTCCACGCCAGTGGTGGCCTCACGCACCCACAAGCGCTCTGTCTCAGGCCTTTCCAGCTACTCCTCCCTCTCGCTGCCGCTCTACAACCAGCAGATTGACGACTGCTGCATCATCCGGGTCAGCTTAGCTGTGGAGAATGGCAACATGTACAAGAGCATCCTG gtaacAAGTCAGGACAAAACTCCAGTGGTAATCCGGAAGGCCATGGCCAAGCACAATCTAGATGCCGACCGGCCAGAAGATTATGAGCTGATTCAGATCATCTCAGAAGAAAGAG AGCTCAAGATCCCAGACAACGCCAATGTCTTCTATGCCATGAACTCTGCGGCCAACTACGACTTTGTCCTCAAGAAAAGAGGCTTCTCCCGGGCTGTCAAAATCAAGCACGGCTCCAGCTCCACACTGCCCCGGATGAAGCAGAAGGGACTCAAGATCGCCAAAGGCATTTTCTGA
- the RALGDS gene encoding ral guanine nucleotide dissociation stimulator isoform X2 gives MSLRKVVRFGAGGLSGQSLFVLGSEMPCDCSWNAPAFPERSTGPKLHVRPSLTKGLFPEAVRRGTASILPISQGQQSSTQEIGEEVEEGIVYSISLRKVQLHHTANKGQRWLGFENESALNLYETCKVRTIKAGTLEKLVEYLVSAFKGNDSTYVTIFLCTYRAFASTKQVLDLLLNRYGKLHSQAHGEHARRAVDERLELKNTISSILGAWLDQYSEDFRKPPDYTCLKQLIIYVRLNIPGSDLERRARILFTQFQQQEHAEVEAEVVDRPRCPLHLEEEDCPGEGKVDFLSFSPEMAAEQFTLMDAELFKKVVPYHCLGCIWSQRDKKGKEHLAPSIRATVSQFNSVTNCVIATCLGNRTLKPLQRARVVERWIDVARECRILKNFSSLRAILSALQCNAIHRLKKTWDEVSRESFRTFHELSEIFSDDNNHSLSRELLIKEGTSKFATLEINPKRAQKRQQQQREMGVMQGTIPYLGTFLTDLVMLDTAMKDYLEGGLINFEKRRKEFEVIAQIKLLQSACNNYNFIREGRFVTWFHSMEKLSEAESYSLSCEIEPLSESASNTLKAKKNTGIIKRWSDRQAPTTEPCTSGSCHSKSFDQLKCGPYLCSGDSTADSVSVTSAGSSSSDVEEVNAGFIPDSPEGQEKKVPGGSGSSDGGGSLGPAHALVGRQQFWESTSLSSLDTSGIGSSSSSASSSSVSSTPVVASRTHKRSVSGLSSYSSLSLPLYNQQIDDCCIIRVSLAVENGNMYKSILVTSQDKTPVVIRKAMAKHNLDADRPEDYELIQIISEERELKIPDNANVFYAMNSAANYDFVLKKRGFSRAVKIKHGSSSTLPRMKQKGLKIAKGIF, from the exons AGCTCCACGCAGGAGATCGGAGAAGAGGTGGAAGAAGGCATCGTCTATAGCATTTCCCTCCGGAAAGTCCAGCTCCATCACACAGCCAACAAGGGCCAGCGATGGCTGGGG TTTGAGAATGAATCAGCTTTAAACCTCTATGAGACATGCAAAGTGCGGACTATCAAGGCTGGGACCCTGGAGAAACTGGTGGAGTACCTTGTCTCAGCCTTCAAGGGCAACGATTCCACCTATGTCACCATCTTCCTCTGTACCTACCGCGCCTTTGCCAGCACCAAGCAGGTGCTGGACCTCCTCCTCAACAG gTATGGGAAGCTTCACTCCCAGGCTCATGGAGAGCATGCCCGGCGTGCAGTGGACGAGAGGCTGGAGCTGAAAAA CACCATCTCATCCATCCTGGGGGCCTGGCTGGATCAGTACTCCGAGGACTTCCGGAAGCCGCCAGATTATACCTGCCTTAAGCAGCTCATCATTTATGTGCGCCTCAACATCCCTGGCTCCGACCTGGAACGCCGAGCACGTATACTCTTCACCCAGTTCCAGCAACAGGAACATGCTGAGGTAGAGGCAGAAG TGGTGGACCGGCCCCGCTGCCCACTGCacttggaggaggaggattgcccggGGGAGGGCAAGGTGGACTTCCTCAGCTTCTCCCCAGAGATGGCGGCAGAGCAGTTCACGCTGATGGATGCA GAACTCTTCAAGAAAGTGGTGCCTTACCATTGCCTGGGCTGCATCTGGTCACAACGCGACAAGAAGGGCAAGGAACACCTGGCACCCTCCATCAGGGCCACTGTCTCCCAGTTCAATAGTGTCACCAACTGTGTCATCGCAACCTGCCTTGGCAACCGGACACTGAAACCTCTGCAAAGGGCCAGGGTGGTGGAGCGCTGGATTGACGTTGCCCGG GAGTGCCGGATTTTAAAGAATTTCTCTTCTCTCCGAGCCATTCTGTCTGCCCTGCAATGCAACGCCATTCATAGGCTGAAGAAGACGTGGGATGAAGTTTCACG TGAGAGCTTCCGCACTTTCCATGAGCTATCAGAAATCTTTTCAGATGACAATAACCACTCTTTGAGCCGTGAGCTCCTTATTAAG GAGGGAACCTCCAAATTTGCCACGCTAGAGATCAACCCAAAGAGAGCTCAgaagcggcagcagcagcaacgtGAAATG gGAGTAATGCAAGGCACCATCCCTTATCTGGGCACCTTCCTCACAGACCTGGTGATGTTGGACACAGCCATGAAGGACTATTTGGAG GGTGGCCTGATCAACtttgagaaaaggaggaag GAGTTTGAGGTCATTGCCCAGATCAAGCTGCTCCAGTCGGCCTGCAACAACTACAACTTCATCCGGGAGGGCCGCTTTGTCACCTGGTTCCACAGCATGGAGAAGTTGAGTGAAGCAGAGAG TTACAGCCTGTCGTGTGAGATCGAGCCCCTCTCAGAATCTGCCAGCAATACCCTGAAGGCCAAGAAGAACACCGGCATCATCAAGCGCTGGAGCGA CCGGCAGGCACCCACCACTGAGCCCTGTACTAGTGGCAGTTGTCACTCCAAGTCCTTTGACCAGCTGAAGTGTGGGCCCTACCTGTGCAGTGGGGACAGCACAGCCGACTCCGTCAGTGTCACTTCAGCCGGTTCCAGCAGTTCCGACGTAGAGGAAGTCAACGCTGGCTTCATCCCTGACTCCCCCGAGGGCCAAGAGAAGAAGGTACcaggcggcagcggcagcagtgaCGGTGGCGGCTCCCTGGGCCCTGCTCACGCCCTGGTGGGCAGGCAGCAG TTCTGGGAGTCCACTTCACTCTCCTCCTTGGACACGTCTGGCATCGGCTCGAGTTCCAGCAGTGCCTCCTCATCCTCGGTCTCCTCCACGCCAGTGGTGGCCTCACGCACCCACAAGCGCTCTGTCTCAGGCCTTTCCAGCTACTCCTCCCTCTCGCTGCCGCTCTACAACCAGCAGATTGACGACTGCTGCATCATCCGGGTCAGCTTAGCTGTGGAGAATGGCAACATGTACAAGAGCATCCTG gtaacAAGTCAGGACAAAACTCCAGTGGTAATCCGGAAGGCCATGGCCAAGCACAATCTAGATGCCGACCGGCCAGAAGATTATGAGCTGATTCAGATCATCTCAGAAGAAAGAG AGCTCAAGATCCCAGACAACGCCAATGTCTTCTATGCCATGAACTCTGCGGCCAACTACGACTTTGTCCTCAAGAAAAGAGGCTTCTCCCGGGCTGTCAAAATCAAGCACGGCTCCAGCTCCACACTGCCCCGGATGAAGCAGAAGGGACTCAAGATCGCCAAAGGCATTTTCTGA
- the RALGDS gene encoding ral guanine nucleotide dissociation stimulator isoform X4 produces MEPKPLFSLQKALAQPVQMCMLDLPLSLQHEDQDDEESSTQEIGEEVEEGIVYSISLRKVQLHHTANKGQRWLGFENESALNLYETCKVRTIKAGTLEKLVEYLVSAFKGNDSTYVTIFLCTYRAFASTKQVLDLLLNRYGKLHSQAHGEHARRAVDERLELKNTISSILGAWLDQYSEDFRKPPDYTCLKQLIIYVRLNIPGSDLERRARILFTQFQQQEHAEVEAEVVDRPRCPLHLEEEDCPGEGKVDFLSFSPEMAAEQFTLMDAELFKKVVPYHCLGCIWSQRDKKGKEHLAPSIRATVSQFNSVTNCVIATCLGNRTLKPLQRARVVERWIDVARECRILKNFSSLRAILSALQCNAIHRLKKTWDEVSRESFRTFHELSEIFSDDNNHSLSRELLIKEGTSKFATLEINPKRAQKRQQQQREMGVMQGTIPYLGTFLTDLVMLDTAMKDYLEGGLINFEKRRKEFEVIAQIKLLQSACNNYNFIREGRFVTWFHSMEKLSEAESYSLSCEIEPLSESASNTLKAKKNTGIIKRWSDRQAPTTEPCTSGSCHSKSFDQLKCGPYLCSGDSTADSVSVTSAGSSSSDVEEVNAGFIPDSPEGQEKKVPGGSGSSDGGGSLGPAHALVGRQQFWESTSLSSLDTSGIGSSSSSASSSSVSSTPVVASRTHKRSVSGLSSYSSLSLPLYNQQIDDCCIIRVSLAVENGNMYKSILVTSQDKTPVVIRKAMAKHNLDADRPEDYELIQIISEERELKIPDNANVFYAMNSAANYDFVLKKRGFSRAVKIKHGSSSTLPRMKQKGLKIAKGIF; encoded by the exons AGCTCCACGCAGGAGATCGGAGAAGAGGTGGAAGAAGGCATCGTCTATAGCATTTCCCTCCGGAAAGTCCAGCTCCATCACACAGCCAACAAGGGCCAGCGATGGCTGGGG TTTGAGAATGAATCAGCTTTAAACCTCTATGAGACATGCAAAGTGCGGACTATCAAGGCTGGGACCCTGGAGAAACTGGTGGAGTACCTTGTCTCAGCCTTCAAGGGCAACGATTCCACCTATGTCACCATCTTCCTCTGTACCTACCGCGCCTTTGCCAGCACCAAGCAGGTGCTGGACCTCCTCCTCAACAG gTATGGGAAGCTTCACTCCCAGGCTCATGGAGAGCATGCCCGGCGTGCAGTGGACGAGAGGCTGGAGCTGAAAAA CACCATCTCATCCATCCTGGGGGCCTGGCTGGATCAGTACTCCGAGGACTTCCGGAAGCCGCCAGATTATACCTGCCTTAAGCAGCTCATCATTTATGTGCGCCTCAACATCCCTGGCTCCGACCTGGAACGCCGAGCACGTATACTCTTCACCCAGTTCCAGCAACAGGAACATGCTGAGGTAGAGGCAGAAG TGGTGGACCGGCCCCGCTGCCCACTGCacttggaggaggaggattgcccggGGGAGGGCAAGGTGGACTTCCTCAGCTTCTCCCCAGAGATGGCGGCAGAGCAGTTCACGCTGATGGATGCA GAACTCTTCAAGAAAGTGGTGCCTTACCATTGCCTGGGCTGCATCTGGTCACAACGCGACAAGAAGGGCAAGGAACACCTGGCACCCTCCATCAGGGCCACTGTCTCCCAGTTCAATAGTGTCACCAACTGTGTCATCGCAACCTGCCTTGGCAACCGGACACTGAAACCTCTGCAAAGGGCCAGGGTGGTGGAGCGCTGGATTGACGTTGCCCGG GAGTGCCGGATTTTAAAGAATTTCTCTTCTCTCCGAGCCATTCTGTCTGCCCTGCAATGCAACGCCATTCATAGGCTGAAGAAGACGTGGGATGAAGTTTCACG TGAGAGCTTCCGCACTTTCCATGAGCTATCAGAAATCTTTTCAGATGACAATAACCACTCTTTGAGCCGTGAGCTCCTTATTAAG GAGGGAACCTCCAAATTTGCCACGCTAGAGATCAACCCAAAGAGAGCTCAgaagcggcagcagcagcaacgtGAAATG gGAGTAATGCAAGGCACCATCCCTTATCTGGGCACCTTCCTCACAGACCTGGTGATGTTGGACACAGCCATGAAGGACTATTTGGAG GGTGGCCTGATCAACtttgagaaaaggaggaag GAGTTTGAGGTCATTGCCCAGATCAAGCTGCTCCAGTCGGCCTGCAACAACTACAACTTCATCCGGGAGGGCCGCTTTGTCACCTGGTTCCACAGCATGGAGAAGTTGAGTGAAGCAGAGAG TTACAGCCTGTCGTGTGAGATCGAGCCCCTCTCAGAATCTGCCAGCAATACCCTGAAGGCCAAGAAGAACACCGGCATCATCAAGCGCTGGAGCGA CCGGCAGGCACCCACCACTGAGCCCTGTACTAGTGGCAGTTGTCACTCCAAGTCCTTTGACCAGCTGAAGTGTGGGCCCTACCTGTGCAGTGGGGACAGCACAGCCGACTCCGTCAGTGTCACTTCAGCCGGTTCCAGCAGTTCCGACGTAGAGGAAGTCAACGCTGGCTTCATCCCTGACTCCCCCGAGGGCCAAGAGAAGAAGGTACcaggcggcagcggcagcagtgaCGGTGGCGGCTCCCTGGGCCCTGCTCACGCCCTGGTGGGCAGGCAGCAG TTCTGGGAGTCCACTTCACTCTCCTCCTTGGACACGTCTGGCATCGGCTCGAGTTCCAGCAGTGCCTCCTCATCCTCGGTCTCCTCCACGCCAGTGGTGGCCTCACGCACCCACAAGCGCTCTGTCTCAGGCCTTTCCAGCTACTCCTCCCTCTCGCTGCCGCTCTACAACCAGCAGATTGACGACTGCTGCATCATCCGGGTCAGCTTAGCTGTGGAGAATGGCAACATGTACAAGAGCATCCTG gtaacAAGTCAGGACAAAACTCCAGTGGTAATCCGGAAGGCCATGGCCAAGCACAATCTAGATGCCGACCGGCCAGAAGATTATGAGCTGATTCAGATCATCTCAGAAGAAAGAG AGCTCAAGATCCCAGACAACGCCAATGTCTTCTATGCCATGAACTCTGCGGCCAACTACGACTTTGTCCTCAAGAAAAGAGGCTTCTCCCGGGCTGTCAAAATCAAGCACGGCTCCAGCTCCACACTGCCCCGGATGAAGCAGAAGGGACTCAAGATCGCCAAAGGCATTTTCTGA
- the RALGDS gene encoding ral guanine nucleotide dissociation stimulator isoform X1 translates to MWPELPAAPPSGSGSRCQGSPGAGGGSPLLLSFSCSSSEGGQRRLRSLRAEVRMGLSPEGAGPVVLHSFTQIDPDLPPLRQSSTQEIGEEVEEGIVYSISLRKVQLHHTANKGQRWLGFENESALNLYETCKVRTIKAGTLEKLVEYLVSAFKGNDSTYVTIFLCTYRAFASTKQVLDLLLNRYGKLHSQAHGEHARRAVDERLELKNTISSILGAWLDQYSEDFRKPPDYTCLKQLIIYVRLNIPGSDLERRARILFTQFQQQEHAEVEAEVVDRPRCPLHLEEEDCPGEGKVDFLSFSPEMAAEQFTLMDAELFKKVVPYHCLGCIWSQRDKKGKEHLAPSIRATVSQFNSVTNCVIATCLGNRTLKPLQRARVVERWIDVARECRILKNFSSLRAILSALQCNAIHRLKKTWDEVSRESFRTFHELSEIFSDDNNHSLSRELLIKEGTSKFATLEINPKRAQKRQQQQREMGVMQGTIPYLGTFLTDLVMLDTAMKDYLEGGLINFEKRRKEFEVIAQIKLLQSACNNYNFIREGRFVTWFHSMEKLSEAESYSLSCEIEPLSESASNTLKAKKNTGIIKRWSDRQAPTTEPCTSGSCHSKSFDQLKCGPYLCSGDSTADSVSVTSAGSSSSDVEEVNAGFIPDSPEGQEKKVPGGSGSSDGGGSLGPAHALVGRQQFWESTSLSSLDTSGIGSSSSSASSSSVSSTPVVASRTHKRSVSGLSSYSSLSLPLYNQQIDDCCIIRVSLAVENGNMYKSILVTSQDKTPVVIRKAMAKHNLDADRPEDYELIQIISEERELKIPDNANVFYAMNSAANYDFVLKKRGFSRAVKIKHGSSSTLPRMKQKGLKIAKGIF, encoded by the exons AGCTCCACGCAGGAGATCGGAGAAGAGGTGGAAGAAGGCATCGTCTATAGCATTTCCCTCCGGAAAGTCCAGCTCCATCACACAGCCAACAAGGGCCAGCGATGGCTGGGG TTTGAGAATGAATCAGCTTTAAACCTCTATGAGACATGCAAAGTGCGGACTATCAAGGCTGGGACCCTGGAGAAACTGGTGGAGTACCTTGTCTCAGCCTTCAAGGGCAACGATTCCACCTATGTCACCATCTTCCTCTGTACCTACCGCGCCTTTGCCAGCACCAAGCAGGTGCTGGACCTCCTCCTCAACAG gTATGGGAAGCTTCACTCCCAGGCTCATGGAGAGCATGCCCGGCGTGCAGTGGACGAGAGGCTGGAGCTGAAAAA CACCATCTCATCCATCCTGGGGGCCTGGCTGGATCAGTACTCCGAGGACTTCCGGAAGCCGCCAGATTATACCTGCCTTAAGCAGCTCATCATTTATGTGCGCCTCAACATCCCTGGCTCCGACCTGGAACGCCGAGCACGTATACTCTTCACCCAGTTCCAGCAACAGGAACATGCTGAGGTAGAGGCAGAAG TGGTGGACCGGCCCCGCTGCCCACTGCacttggaggaggaggattgcccggGGGAGGGCAAGGTGGACTTCCTCAGCTTCTCCCCAGAGATGGCGGCAGAGCAGTTCACGCTGATGGATGCA GAACTCTTCAAGAAAGTGGTGCCTTACCATTGCCTGGGCTGCATCTGGTCACAACGCGACAAGAAGGGCAAGGAACACCTGGCACCCTCCATCAGGGCCACTGTCTCCCAGTTCAATAGTGTCACCAACTGTGTCATCGCAACCTGCCTTGGCAACCGGACACTGAAACCTCTGCAAAGGGCCAGGGTGGTGGAGCGCTGGATTGACGTTGCCCGG GAGTGCCGGATTTTAAAGAATTTCTCTTCTCTCCGAGCCATTCTGTCTGCCCTGCAATGCAACGCCATTCATAGGCTGAAGAAGACGTGGGATGAAGTTTCACG TGAGAGCTTCCGCACTTTCCATGAGCTATCAGAAATCTTTTCAGATGACAATAACCACTCTTTGAGCCGTGAGCTCCTTATTAAG GAGGGAACCTCCAAATTTGCCACGCTAGAGATCAACCCAAAGAGAGCTCAgaagcggcagcagcagcaacgtGAAATG gGAGTAATGCAAGGCACCATCCCTTATCTGGGCACCTTCCTCACAGACCTGGTGATGTTGGACACAGCCATGAAGGACTATTTGGAG GGTGGCCTGATCAACtttgagaaaaggaggaag GAGTTTGAGGTCATTGCCCAGATCAAGCTGCTCCAGTCGGCCTGCAACAACTACAACTTCATCCGGGAGGGCCGCTTTGTCACCTGGTTCCACAGCATGGAGAAGTTGAGTGAAGCAGAGAG TTACAGCCTGTCGTGTGAGATCGAGCCCCTCTCAGAATCTGCCAGCAATACCCTGAAGGCCAAGAAGAACACCGGCATCATCAAGCGCTGGAGCGA CCGGCAGGCACCCACCACTGAGCCCTGTACTAGTGGCAGTTGTCACTCCAAGTCCTTTGACCAGCTGAAGTGTGGGCCCTACCTGTGCAGTGGGGACAGCACAGCCGACTCCGTCAGTGTCACTTCAGCCGGTTCCAGCAGTTCCGACGTAGAGGAAGTCAACGCTGGCTTCATCCCTGACTCCCCCGAGGGCCAAGAGAAGAAGGTACcaggcggcagcggcagcagtgaCGGTGGCGGCTCCCTGGGCCCTGCTCACGCCCTGGTGGGCAGGCAGCAG TTCTGGGAGTCCACTTCACTCTCCTCCTTGGACACGTCTGGCATCGGCTCGAGTTCCAGCAGTGCCTCCTCATCCTCGGTCTCCTCCACGCCAGTGGTGGCCTCACGCACCCACAAGCGCTCTGTCTCAGGCCTTTCCAGCTACTCCTCCCTCTCGCTGCCGCTCTACAACCAGCAGATTGACGACTGCTGCATCATCCGGGTCAGCTTAGCTGTGGAGAATGGCAACATGTACAAGAGCATCCTG gtaacAAGTCAGGACAAAACTCCAGTGGTAATCCGGAAGGCCATGGCCAAGCACAATCTAGATGCCGACCGGCCAGAAGATTATGAGCTGATTCAGATCATCTCAGAAGAAAGAG AGCTCAAGATCCCAGACAACGCCAATGTCTTCTATGCCATGAACTCTGCGGCCAACTACGACTTTGTCCTCAAGAAAAGAGGCTTCTCCCGGGCTGTCAAAATCAAGCACGGCTCCAGCTCCACACTGCCCCGGATGAAGCAGAAGGGACTCAAGATCGCCAAAGGCATTTTCTGA